Proteins encoded together in one Microplitis mediator isolate UGA2020A chromosome 7, iyMicMedi2.1, whole genome shotgun sequence window:
- the LOC130672145 gene encoding uncharacterized protein LOC130672145, translating to MGRTKYYSLELIDTLYEHVPAFTDIFDEETWYIFVSCFVAGTFVIVFILSRFITINPVD from the coding sequence ATGGGAAGAACGAAATATTATAGCCTTGAACTGATAGACACTTTGTACGAGCACGTGCCAGCGTTCACTGACATCTTTGACGAGGAGACCTGGTACATTTTCGTCAGCTGTTTTGTCGCCGGTACTTTTGTCATCGTATTCATTCTCTCAAGATTCATAACAATTAACCCGGTCGATTGa
- the LOC130672144 gene encoding 39S ribosomal protein L53, mitochondrial, giving the protein MSIPFTGRLSRSAGLLGAIGKQVKLLNLQPTKKITVQFDPFYEKVKPIRDFLFQVSTPKVLKTNLTCVLKTNIVCDRSEPTVTCELVNGEKVLFKCENLDTLDLLTLYNKHITPLAPPEEIETKGIIKKKKSRKTRKRRPLHRR; this is encoded by the exons ATGTCGATCCCTTTTACGGGAAGACTGTCACGGTCTGCTGGACTACTGGGTGCTATTGGAAAACAGGttaaattgttgaatttaCAACCGACTAAAAAAATCACTGTACAGTTTGATCCGTTTTACGAAAAAGTAAAACCTATAAG ggacttcctgtttcaagtttcaaCTCCAAAAGTCTTGAAGACAAACTTGACGTGTGTGCTGAAGACTAACATAGTCTGCGATAGATCCGAGCCAACGGTTACTTGTGAGCTGG TTAACGGAGAAAAGGTCCTGTTCAAGTGCGAAAATTTAGATACATTGGATTTATTAACTCTGTACAACAAACATATTACTCCGCTAGCACCTCCGGAGGAGATTGAGACAAAgggaattattaaaaagaagAAGTCTAGGAAAACTAGAAAACGACGACCCTTACACAgaagataa
- the LOC130672142 gene encoding protein argonaute-2 isoform X1 yields MAQLEQQMPIPLPDLSTLRITTAVTMLGKAYGCGQCSAPPPGPTTSTAVGAAGAASSSVAASSSLGIVPSQQTHTPPQPPDLPVFSCPRRPNIGREGRSIGLKANHFQISMPRGYVHHYDINIQPDKCPRKVNREIIETMVHAYTKIFGTLKPVFDGRNNLYTRDPLPIGNDKLELEVILPGEGKDRVFRVSIKWLAQVSLYALEEALEGRTRQIPYDAILALDVVMRHLPSMTYTPVGRSFFSTPDGYYHPLGGGREVWFGFHQSVRPSQWKMMLNIDVSATAFYKAQPVIEFMCEVLDIRDVNEQRKPLTDSQRVKFTKEIKGLKIEITHCGTMRRKYRVCNVTRKPAQMQSFPLQLENGQTVECTVAKYFLDKYKMKLRYPHLPCLQVGQEHKHTYLPLEVCNIVAGQRCIKKLTDMQTSTMIKATARSAPDREREINNLVRRADFNNDSYVQEFGLSISNNMVEVRGRVLPPPKLQYGGRVSSLSGQTKQQALPNAGVWDMRGKQFYTGVEIRVWAIACFAPQRTVREDALRSFTSQLQKISNDAGMPIIGQPCFCKYATGPDQVEPMFRYLKSTFQALQLVCVVLPGKTPVYAEVKRVGDTLLGMATQCVQAKNVNKTSPQTLSNLCLKINVKLGGINSILVPSIRPKVFNEPVIFLGADVTHPPAGDNKKPSIAAVVGSVDAHPSRYAATVRVQQHRQEIIQELSSMVRELLIMFYKSTGGYKPHRIILYRDGVSEGQFLHVLQHELTAIREACLKLELEYRPGITFIVVQKRHHTRLFCADKKEQSGKSGNIPAGTTVDVSIVHPTEFDFYLCSHQGIQGTSRPSHYHVLWDDNQFESDELQCLTYQLCHTYVRCTRSVSIPAPAYYAHLVAFRARYHLVEKEHDSGEGSHQSGCSEDRTPGAMARAITVHADTKRVMYFA; encoded by the exons ATGGCACAATTGGAGCAACAAATGCCCATTCCGTTGCCGGATTTAAGCACACTCAGAATAACTACCGCCGTTACTATGCTGGGAAAAGCCTACGGATGCGGCCAATGCAGTG CTCCCCCACCTGGGCCGACAACCAGCACAGCGGTAGGAGCTGCTGGAGCTGCTAGCAGTAGTGTTGCTGCCTCCAGTTCCTTGGGAATTGTTCCGTCACAGCAGACACACACACCTCCTCAGCCCCCAGATTTACCAG tatTCTCATGTCCTCGCCGGCCAAACATCGGACGGGAGGGAAGGTCGATCGGGCTGAAGGCGaaccattttcaaataagCATGCCAAGGGGATACGTCCATCACTACGACATAAACATCCAGCCGGATAAATGCCCGCGGAAAGTTAACCGGGAAATAATAGAGACGATGGTCCACGCTTACACTAAAATATTCGGAACTCTGAAGCCTGTGTTCGACGGGAGGAACAATTTGTATACACGAGACCCACTGCCGATTGGCAACGACAAACTAGAGCTGGAAGTGATACTGCCGGGTGAGGGCAAAGACCGCGTATTTCGAGTATCAATAAAATGGCTGGCCCAGGTATCGCTGTACGCTCTCGAGGAAGCTCTTGAAGGGCGAACACGACAGATCCCGTACGACGCGATCCTCGCGCTGGATGTCGTCATGAGACACTTGCCCTCTATGACCTACACCCCCGTGGGCAGATCGTTCTTCAGCACTCCAGACGGATATTACCATCCACTGGGTGGAGGTAGAGAAGTCTGGTTCGGTTTCCACCAGTCCGTGAGACCGTCTCAGTGGAAGATGATGCTCAACATCGACGTGTCAGCCACTGCCTTCTACAAAGCTCAGCCGGTGATCGAGTTCATGTGTGAAGTCTTGGACATCAGGGATGTTAATGAACAAAGAAAACCACTTACTGATTCCCAGCGTGTTAAGTTTACCAAAGAAATAAAAGGCCTGAAAATAGAAATTACCCACTGCGGTACAATGCGACGAAAGTATCGTGTTTGTAATGTCACCCGTAAGCCCGCACAAATGCAGTCATTCCCTCTGCAGCTGGAAAATGGACAGACGGTTGAATGCACAGtagctaaatattttttggacaaatataaaatgaaattacgatACCCCCATCTGCCGTGCCTTCAAGTCGGTCAAGAGCACAAACACACCTATCTCCCCCTCGAG gTCTGCAATATTGTCGCCGGCCAGCGTTGTATCAAGAAACTCACAGACATGCAGACATCGACGATGATAAAAGCAACAGCTCGCTCGGCGCCAGACCGTGAACGTGAAATAAACAACCTCGTCCGCCGTGCGGACTTCAATAATGATTCTTATGTTCAAGAATTTGGTTTGTCTATTTCTAATAACATGGTCGAAGTACGCGGTCGCGTATTGCCTCCGCCAAAACTACAGTACGGTGGACGCGTAAGTTCCCTCAGTGGACAG ACGAAGCAGCAGGCGCTGCCAAATGCCGGAGTATGGGACATGCGAGGCAAACAATTTTACACAGGAGTCGAAATAAGAGTGTGGGCAATTGCTTGCTTCGCTCCGCAGCGAACAGTTCGAGAAGACGCCTTGAGATCTTTCACTTCTCAGCTACAGAAAATAAGTAACGACGCTGGTATGCCGATCATTGGGCAGCCGTGTTTCTGCAAATACGCAACTGGACCAGACCAAGTTGAACCCATGTTCCGCTATCTGAAGTCTACCTTCCAAGCTCTGCAACTCGTCTGCGTTGTCCTGCCTGGCAAGACGCCTGTCTATg cTGAAGTAAAGCGCGTGGGTGACACACTGCTAGGTATGGCGACTCAATGTGTTCAAGCAAAGAATGTCAACAAAACGTCACCACAGACCTTATCAAACTTGTGTCTAAAAATAAACGTCAAACTCGGAGGTATCAATAGCATCCTGGTACCAAGTATAAGACCCAAAGTCTTCAACGAGCCCGTGATATTCCTCGGCGCAGACGTAACTCATCCTCCGGCCGGTGACAATAAGAAGCCAAGTATTGCAGCAGTTGTCGGCAGCGTCGACGCTCATCCGTCTCGTTACGCAGCAACAGTACGAGTCCAGCAGCACAGACAGGAAATAATCCAGGAGCTCAGTTCAATGGTCCGCGAGCTGCTGATCATGTTCTACAAGAGCACAGGAGGTTACAAACCCCACAGAATAATTCTCTACCGCGACGGTGTGTCTGAGGGCCAGTTCCTCCATGTCCTTCAGCACGAGCTCACGGCGATCCGCGAGGCCTGTTTGAAACTGGAACTAGAATACAGACCTGGTATCACATTCATCGTCGTGCAGAAACGACATCACACAAGACTCTTCTGCGCGGACAAAAAGGAACAGAGCGGGAAAAGTGGAAACATACCAGCGGGTACGACTGTTGATGTCAGTATTGTGCATCCAACAGAGTTCGATTTTTACCTCTGCAGTCATCAAGGTATCCAAGGAACATCTAGACCCTCCCACTATCACGTCTTGTGGGATGACAATCAGTTCGAGAGTGACGAATTGCAGTGTCTGACTTATCAATTGTGTCACACGTATGTCAGGTGTACGAGATCCGTTAGTATACCAGCTCCAGCTTATTACGCCCACTTGGTTGCATTCCGTGCTAGGTATCATCTTGTTGAAAAAGAACACGACag tGGCGAAGGTTCACATCAATCAGGTTGTAGTGAAGACAGGACACCCGGCGCAATGGCTCGCGCCATAACAGTACACGCCGACACTAAACGAGTCATGTATTTCgcgtaa
- the LOC130672142 gene encoding protein argonaute-2 isoform X2: MIEPGKTEAPPPGPTTSTAVGAAGAASSSVAASSSLGIVPSQQTHTPPQPPDLPVFSCPRRPNIGREGRSIGLKANHFQISMPRGYVHHYDINIQPDKCPRKVNREIIETMVHAYTKIFGTLKPVFDGRNNLYTRDPLPIGNDKLELEVILPGEGKDRVFRVSIKWLAQVSLYALEEALEGRTRQIPYDAILALDVVMRHLPSMTYTPVGRSFFSTPDGYYHPLGGGREVWFGFHQSVRPSQWKMMLNIDVSATAFYKAQPVIEFMCEVLDIRDVNEQRKPLTDSQRVKFTKEIKGLKIEITHCGTMRRKYRVCNVTRKPAQMQSFPLQLENGQTVECTVAKYFLDKYKMKLRYPHLPCLQVGQEHKHTYLPLEVCNIVAGQRCIKKLTDMQTSTMIKATARSAPDREREINNLVRRADFNNDSYVQEFGLSISNNMVEVRGRVLPPPKLQYGGRVSSLSGQTKQQALPNAGVWDMRGKQFYTGVEIRVWAIACFAPQRTVREDALRSFTSQLQKISNDAGMPIIGQPCFCKYATGPDQVEPMFRYLKSTFQALQLVCVVLPGKTPVYAEVKRVGDTLLGMATQCVQAKNVNKTSPQTLSNLCLKINVKLGGINSILVPSIRPKVFNEPVIFLGADVTHPPAGDNKKPSIAAVVGSVDAHPSRYAATVRVQQHRQEIIQELSSMVRELLIMFYKSTGGYKPHRIILYRDGVSEGQFLHVLQHELTAIREACLKLELEYRPGITFIVVQKRHHTRLFCADKKEQSGKSGNIPAGTTVDVSIVHPTEFDFYLCSHQGIQGTSRPSHYHVLWDDNQFESDELQCLTYQLCHTYVRCTRSVSIPAPAYYAHLVAFRARYHLVEKEHDSGEGSHQSGCSEDRTPGAMARAITVHADTKRVMYFA; the protein is encoded by the exons atgatagaaCCTGGAAAAACTGAAG CTCCCCCACCTGGGCCGACAACCAGCACAGCGGTAGGAGCTGCTGGAGCTGCTAGCAGTAGTGTTGCTGCCTCCAGTTCCTTGGGAATTGTTCCGTCACAGCAGACACACACACCTCCTCAGCCCCCAGATTTACCAG tatTCTCATGTCCTCGCCGGCCAAACATCGGACGGGAGGGAAGGTCGATCGGGCTGAAGGCGaaccattttcaaataagCATGCCAAGGGGATACGTCCATCACTACGACATAAACATCCAGCCGGATAAATGCCCGCGGAAAGTTAACCGGGAAATAATAGAGACGATGGTCCACGCTTACACTAAAATATTCGGAACTCTGAAGCCTGTGTTCGACGGGAGGAACAATTTGTATACACGAGACCCACTGCCGATTGGCAACGACAAACTAGAGCTGGAAGTGATACTGCCGGGTGAGGGCAAAGACCGCGTATTTCGAGTATCAATAAAATGGCTGGCCCAGGTATCGCTGTACGCTCTCGAGGAAGCTCTTGAAGGGCGAACACGACAGATCCCGTACGACGCGATCCTCGCGCTGGATGTCGTCATGAGACACTTGCCCTCTATGACCTACACCCCCGTGGGCAGATCGTTCTTCAGCACTCCAGACGGATATTACCATCCACTGGGTGGAGGTAGAGAAGTCTGGTTCGGTTTCCACCAGTCCGTGAGACCGTCTCAGTGGAAGATGATGCTCAACATCGACGTGTCAGCCACTGCCTTCTACAAAGCTCAGCCGGTGATCGAGTTCATGTGTGAAGTCTTGGACATCAGGGATGTTAATGAACAAAGAAAACCACTTACTGATTCCCAGCGTGTTAAGTTTACCAAAGAAATAAAAGGCCTGAAAATAGAAATTACCCACTGCGGTACAATGCGACGAAAGTATCGTGTTTGTAATGTCACCCGTAAGCCCGCACAAATGCAGTCATTCCCTCTGCAGCTGGAAAATGGACAGACGGTTGAATGCACAGtagctaaatattttttggacaaatataaaatgaaattacgatACCCCCATCTGCCGTGCCTTCAAGTCGGTCAAGAGCACAAACACACCTATCTCCCCCTCGAG gTCTGCAATATTGTCGCCGGCCAGCGTTGTATCAAGAAACTCACAGACATGCAGACATCGACGATGATAAAAGCAACAGCTCGCTCGGCGCCAGACCGTGAACGTGAAATAAACAACCTCGTCCGCCGTGCGGACTTCAATAATGATTCTTATGTTCAAGAATTTGGTTTGTCTATTTCTAATAACATGGTCGAAGTACGCGGTCGCGTATTGCCTCCGCCAAAACTACAGTACGGTGGACGCGTAAGTTCCCTCAGTGGACAG ACGAAGCAGCAGGCGCTGCCAAATGCCGGAGTATGGGACATGCGAGGCAAACAATTTTACACAGGAGTCGAAATAAGAGTGTGGGCAATTGCTTGCTTCGCTCCGCAGCGAACAGTTCGAGAAGACGCCTTGAGATCTTTCACTTCTCAGCTACAGAAAATAAGTAACGACGCTGGTATGCCGATCATTGGGCAGCCGTGTTTCTGCAAATACGCAACTGGACCAGACCAAGTTGAACCCATGTTCCGCTATCTGAAGTCTACCTTCCAAGCTCTGCAACTCGTCTGCGTTGTCCTGCCTGGCAAGACGCCTGTCTATg cTGAAGTAAAGCGCGTGGGTGACACACTGCTAGGTATGGCGACTCAATGTGTTCAAGCAAAGAATGTCAACAAAACGTCACCACAGACCTTATCAAACTTGTGTCTAAAAATAAACGTCAAACTCGGAGGTATCAATAGCATCCTGGTACCAAGTATAAGACCCAAAGTCTTCAACGAGCCCGTGATATTCCTCGGCGCAGACGTAACTCATCCTCCGGCCGGTGACAATAAGAAGCCAAGTATTGCAGCAGTTGTCGGCAGCGTCGACGCTCATCCGTCTCGTTACGCAGCAACAGTACGAGTCCAGCAGCACAGACAGGAAATAATCCAGGAGCTCAGTTCAATGGTCCGCGAGCTGCTGATCATGTTCTACAAGAGCACAGGAGGTTACAAACCCCACAGAATAATTCTCTACCGCGACGGTGTGTCTGAGGGCCAGTTCCTCCATGTCCTTCAGCACGAGCTCACGGCGATCCGCGAGGCCTGTTTGAAACTGGAACTAGAATACAGACCTGGTATCACATTCATCGTCGTGCAGAAACGACATCACACAAGACTCTTCTGCGCGGACAAAAAGGAACAGAGCGGGAAAAGTGGAAACATACCAGCGGGTACGACTGTTGATGTCAGTATTGTGCATCCAACAGAGTTCGATTTTTACCTCTGCAGTCATCAAGGTATCCAAGGAACATCTAGACCCTCCCACTATCACGTCTTGTGGGATGACAATCAGTTCGAGAGTGACGAATTGCAGTGTCTGACTTATCAATTGTGTCACACGTATGTCAGGTGTACGAGATCCGTTAGTATACCAGCTCCAGCTTATTACGCCCACTTGGTTGCATTCCGTGCTAGGTATCATCTTGTTGAAAAAGAACACGACag tGGCGAAGGTTCACATCAATCAGGTTGTAGTGAAGACAGGACACCCGGCGCAATGGCTCGCGCCATAACAGTACACGCCGACACTAAACGAGTCATGTATTTCgcgtaa
- the LOC130672142 gene encoding protein argonaute-2 isoform X3 gives MYPVGQPPPPGPTTSTAVGAAGAASSSVAASSSLGIVPSQQTHTPPQPPDLPVFSCPRRPNIGREGRSIGLKANHFQISMPRGYVHHYDINIQPDKCPRKVNREIIETMVHAYTKIFGTLKPVFDGRNNLYTRDPLPIGNDKLELEVILPGEGKDRVFRVSIKWLAQVSLYALEEALEGRTRQIPYDAILALDVVMRHLPSMTYTPVGRSFFSTPDGYYHPLGGGREVWFGFHQSVRPSQWKMMLNIDVSATAFYKAQPVIEFMCEVLDIRDVNEQRKPLTDSQRVKFTKEIKGLKIEITHCGTMRRKYRVCNVTRKPAQMQSFPLQLENGQTVECTVAKYFLDKYKMKLRYPHLPCLQVGQEHKHTYLPLEVCNIVAGQRCIKKLTDMQTSTMIKATARSAPDREREINNLVRRADFNNDSYVQEFGLSISNNMVEVRGRVLPPPKLQYGGRVSSLSGQTKQQALPNAGVWDMRGKQFYTGVEIRVWAIACFAPQRTVREDALRSFTSQLQKISNDAGMPIIGQPCFCKYATGPDQVEPMFRYLKSTFQALQLVCVVLPGKTPVYAEVKRVGDTLLGMATQCVQAKNVNKTSPQTLSNLCLKINVKLGGINSILVPSIRPKVFNEPVIFLGADVTHPPAGDNKKPSIAAVVGSVDAHPSRYAATVRVQQHRQEIIQELSSMVRELLIMFYKSTGGYKPHRIILYRDGVSEGQFLHVLQHELTAIREACLKLELEYRPGITFIVVQKRHHTRLFCADKKEQSGKSGNIPAGTTVDVSIVHPTEFDFYLCSHQGIQGTSRPSHYHVLWDDNQFESDELQCLTYQLCHTYVRCTRSVSIPAPAYYAHLVAFRARYHLVEKEHDSGEGSHQSGCSEDRTPGAMARAITVHADTKRVMYFA, from the exons atgtatccCGTAGGCCAAC CTCCCCCACCTGGGCCGACAACCAGCACAGCGGTAGGAGCTGCTGGAGCTGCTAGCAGTAGTGTTGCTGCCTCCAGTTCCTTGGGAATTGTTCCGTCACAGCAGACACACACACCTCCTCAGCCCCCAGATTTACCAG tatTCTCATGTCCTCGCCGGCCAAACATCGGACGGGAGGGAAGGTCGATCGGGCTGAAGGCGaaccattttcaaataagCATGCCAAGGGGATACGTCCATCACTACGACATAAACATCCAGCCGGATAAATGCCCGCGGAAAGTTAACCGGGAAATAATAGAGACGATGGTCCACGCTTACACTAAAATATTCGGAACTCTGAAGCCTGTGTTCGACGGGAGGAACAATTTGTATACACGAGACCCACTGCCGATTGGCAACGACAAACTAGAGCTGGAAGTGATACTGCCGGGTGAGGGCAAAGACCGCGTATTTCGAGTATCAATAAAATGGCTGGCCCAGGTATCGCTGTACGCTCTCGAGGAAGCTCTTGAAGGGCGAACACGACAGATCCCGTACGACGCGATCCTCGCGCTGGATGTCGTCATGAGACACTTGCCCTCTATGACCTACACCCCCGTGGGCAGATCGTTCTTCAGCACTCCAGACGGATATTACCATCCACTGGGTGGAGGTAGAGAAGTCTGGTTCGGTTTCCACCAGTCCGTGAGACCGTCTCAGTGGAAGATGATGCTCAACATCGACGTGTCAGCCACTGCCTTCTACAAAGCTCAGCCGGTGATCGAGTTCATGTGTGAAGTCTTGGACATCAGGGATGTTAATGAACAAAGAAAACCACTTACTGATTCCCAGCGTGTTAAGTTTACCAAAGAAATAAAAGGCCTGAAAATAGAAATTACCCACTGCGGTACAATGCGACGAAAGTATCGTGTTTGTAATGTCACCCGTAAGCCCGCACAAATGCAGTCATTCCCTCTGCAGCTGGAAAATGGACAGACGGTTGAATGCACAGtagctaaatattttttggacaaatataaaatgaaattacgatACCCCCATCTGCCGTGCCTTCAAGTCGGTCAAGAGCACAAACACACCTATCTCCCCCTCGAG gTCTGCAATATTGTCGCCGGCCAGCGTTGTATCAAGAAACTCACAGACATGCAGACATCGACGATGATAAAAGCAACAGCTCGCTCGGCGCCAGACCGTGAACGTGAAATAAACAACCTCGTCCGCCGTGCGGACTTCAATAATGATTCTTATGTTCAAGAATTTGGTTTGTCTATTTCTAATAACATGGTCGAAGTACGCGGTCGCGTATTGCCTCCGCCAAAACTACAGTACGGTGGACGCGTAAGTTCCCTCAGTGGACAG ACGAAGCAGCAGGCGCTGCCAAATGCCGGAGTATGGGACATGCGAGGCAAACAATTTTACACAGGAGTCGAAATAAGAGTGTGGGCAATTGCTTGCTTCGCTCCGCAGCGAACAGTTCGAGAAGACGCCTTGAGATCTTTCACTTCTCAGCTACAGAAAATAAGTAACGACGCTGGTATGCCGATCATTGGGCAGCCGTGTTTCTGCAAATACGCAACTGGACCAGACCAAGTTGAACCCATGTTCCGCTATCTGAAGTCTACCTTCCAAGCTCTGCAACTCGTCTGCGTTGTCCTGCCTGGCAAGACGCCTGTCTATg cTGAAGTAAAGCGCGTGGGTGACACACTGCTAGGTATGGCGACTCAATGTGTTCAAGCAAAGAATGTCAACAAAACGTCACCACAGACCTTATCAAACTTGTGTCTAAAAATAAACGTCAAACTCGGAGGTATCAATAGCATCCTGGTACCAAGTATAAGACCCAAAGTCTTCAACGAGCCCGTGATATTCCTCGGCGCAGACGTAACTCATCCTCCGGCCGGTGACAATAAGAAGCCAAGTATTGCAGCAGTTGTCGGCAGCGTCGACGCTCATCCGTCTCGTTACGCAGCAACAGTACGAGTCCAGCAGCACAGACAGGAAATAATCCAGGAGCTCAGTTCAATGGTCCGCGAGCTGCTGATCATGTTCTACAAGAGCACAGGAGGTTACAAACCCCACAGAATAATTCTCTACCGCGACGGTGTGTCTGAGGGCCAGTTCCTCCATGTCCTTCAGCACGAGCTCACGGCGATCCGCGAGGCCTGTTTGAAACTGGAACTAGAATACAGACCTGGTATCACATTCATCGTCGTGCAGAAACGACATCACACAAGACTCTTCTGCGCGGACAAAAAGGAACAGAGCGGGAAAAGTGGAAACATACCAGCGGGTACGACTGTTGATGTCAGTATTGTGCATCCAACAGAGTTCGATTTTTACCTCTGCAGTCATCAAGGTATCCAAGGAACATCTAGACCCTCCCACTATCACGTCTTGTGGGATGACAATCAGTTCGAGAGTGACGAATTGCAGTGTCTGACTTATCAATTGTGTCACACGTATGTCAGGTGTACGAGATCCGTTAGTATACCAGCTCCAGCTTATTACGCCCACTTGGTTGCATTCCGTGCTAGGTATCATCTTGTTGAAAAAGAACACGACag tGGCGAAGGTTCACATCAATCAGGTTGTAGTGAAGACAGGACACCCGGCGCAATGGCTCGCGCCATAACAGTACACGCCGACACTAAACGAGTCATGTATTTCgcgtaa
- the LOC130670771 gene encoding putative uncharacterized protein DDB_G0289263, with protein sequence MFKILSVNLRSSKFILLLVITIASFKSIPATSNLYNNDHSHGESSLINNNNAASVRHNNLNLLNNKNNNNDINRKQRSVNTNLHNYYNQQRSPLDYIVNPTTNENYAEQKNQQHEHIPLYIDDSTDNDNDNDDDGDDDDDDNDDKDYERLAEIINNNKLSKASMEKIRENQDMYYRKRRSSLENNFVLNNKYNAVKRNYPGVENLRSTMNLSPGWASLRNKKSGSQDDLDILFGLHKDDKNKNLSDKTNMEANKNNDKKPVKNILNMNSINPTVETHNNNNNVNPTVKAKAKPNDLTKEQVHISSKQKKNIDWSQYFGIDKRMRKPTWSFGDKPGFDQKEDDEWLLQHYYQTMADYLNDHPHLSSVNSNDNDNYDVNNYKMMKRNNENKIDNIVKYSREPAGTDQIYPNEDEDSQKVKDKILSQLAAAYSLEKMRKALDELKHNIKINQQQSPGETFDREYSTKDSRDKKNYYTKVNNYDNFKSHPYLFHENKKSECPSAELEILKQHCMPVNNFIGGQMLFLPCIRHQVCKMCSDNIKEEKKCINFFAIEAARICDNIEEDDDSDDVVAARESCKKIAVSVTQIQIPPRIVQETKLCYKIIAHGDYNSCLDDYHPEHHNYFNNNNNNNYYPYKM encoded by the exons atgtttaaaatactGTCAGTTAACTTGCGGtcgagtaaatttattttacttttagtaATAACTATTGCGTCGTTTAAATCAATCCCCGCAACGTCAAATCTTTATAATAATGACCATAGTCACGGGGAATcctcattaataaataataataacgccGCTTCCGTGcgtcataataatttaaatttacttaataataaaaataataataatgatatcaATAGAAAACAAAGATCTGTTAATACAAAtcttcataattattataatcaacAACGAAGTCCATTAGATTATATCGTTAATCCaacaacaaatgaaaattacg CtgaacaaaaaaaccaacagCACGAGCATATTCCATTATATATTGATGATTCTACTGACAACGACAACGATAACGAcgatgatggtgatgatgatgatgatgataatgatgacaaGGATTACGAACGCTTGgctgaaataataaataacaacaaattGAGCAAAGCGTCAATGGAGAAAATTAGAGAGAACCAAGACATGTACTACCGGAAACGCCGGAGTTCACTTGAGAATAATTTTgttcttaataataaatataatgcaGTAAAGAGGAATTACCCTGGTGTAGAAAATTTACGCTCTACGATGAATCTCTCGCCGGGTTGGGCCTCACTCCggaataaa aaATCTGGATCGCAAGATGACTTGGATATTTTATTTGGTCTCCAtaaagatgataaaaataaaaatttatcagacaaAACTAATATGGAGGCtaacaaaaataatgataagaaACCGGTCAAAAATATACTCAATATGAATTCAATAAATCCTACTGTTGAAactcacaataataataataatgtcaaCCCGACGGTAAAAGCCAAAGCTAAACCTAATGATTTGACTAAAGAGCAAGTTCATATATCAAgcaaacaaaagaaaaatattgactGGTCACAATATTTCGGCATCGACAAAAGAATGAGGAAGCCAACTTGGTCATTTGGTGACAAACCGGGATTCGATCAGAAGGAAGATGATGAATGGCTTCTCCAGCATTACTACCAGACCATGGCGGACTATTTGAATGATCATCCTCATTTGTCTAGTGTAAATAGTAACGACAATGACAATTACgatgtaaataattacaagaTGATGAAGCGcaataatgaaaacaaaattgaCAACATCGTTAAATACTCAAGAGAACCCGCGGGTACGGACCAGATTTACCCGAACGAAGATGAGGATTCGCAAAAAGTTAAAGACAAAATACTGAGCCAACTTGCTGCTGCGTATTCCTTAGAAAAAATGCGCAAGGCTTTGGACGAGTTGAAGcacaacataaaaataaaccagCAGCAGAGCCCGGGAGAGACTTTCGACAGGGAGTACAGCACAAAAGACAGCagggacaagaaaaattactatactaaagtaaataattacgataattttaaGAGCCACCCGTATTTATTccatgaaaacaaaaaatctgaGTGTCCTAGCGCTGAGTTGGAGATACTGAAGCAACATTGTATGCCGGTGAACAATTTCATTGGGGGACAGATGCTGTTCTTGCCGTGCATAAGGCACCAGGTGTGCAAGATGTGCAGCGACAATATCAAGGAAGAGAAGAAATGTATAAACTTCTTTGCAATTGAGGCCGCGAGGATTTGCGATAACATTGAGGAAGATGATGACAGCGATGATGTAGTCGCGGCCCGCGAGTCTTGCAAAAAAATCGCAGTTTCCGTCACTCAAATTCAAATCCCTCCGCGAATAGTACAAGAAACAAAGCTCTGTTACAAAATAATAGCACACGGTGATTATAATTCTTGTTTGGATGATTATCATCCCGaacatcacaattattttaataataacaataataataattattatcccTACAAAATGTAA